The following coding sequences are from one Gossypium hirsutum isolate 1008001.06 chromosome A12, Gossypium_hirsutum_v2.1, whole genome shotgun sequence window:
- the LOC107928877 gene encoding fatty acid amide hydrolase, protein MGKKRVMVPAKELELSTVKYEKETIQAPHLMGSILKLFVRIIEIPIIGSLIISFMKKENNMVEMLQNTEIPEKPMFKPEFPPQEAEPSVVIVDEEGEPTDRVQSALKCLPHYDPASCWSGDTLPSFRYWKIRDFAYAYRSKLVTPSKIAEQIITLVEGCKYHKAPTPLLISFDAEDIRKQAAASTQRFKEGNPLSILDGIFMAIKDDIDCYPHPTKGASTWMHEVRSVEKDAVSVSRLRSCGVIFIGKANMHEFGMGTTGNNPNYGTTRNPYAHERYTGGSSSGPAAIVASGLCSAALGTDGGGSIRIPSSLCGVVGLKTTYGRTNMGGSLCGSGTVEIAGPIASTVEDVILVYAAILGSSPEDRISLKPSPPCLPILSSLENVNILGSLQLGKYTEWFNDVHSTDISDVCEDVLNLLSKSHGCKTIEIVIPELHEMRIAHLVSIGSESLCSLNPDIEDGKGVKLNCDTRTCMALFRTFTASDYVAAQCLRRRIMHHHMEIFKKVDVIVTPTTGMTAPKIPPGALENGESNMQVSGYLMRFILAANLLGLPAITVPVGYDKQGLPIGLQLIGRPWGEATILRLASAIEELCAESRRKPASFHDLLKTK, encoded by the exons ATGGGGAAGAAGCGGGTAATGGTTCCGGCCAAGGAACTGGAATTGTCGACCGTTAAATACGAGAAAGAAACAATCCAAG CTCCTCATTTGATGGGATCGATACTGAAGTTGTTTGTGAGGATAATTGAAATTCCAATTATAGGTTCTTTGATCATATCTTTCATGAAAAAGGAGAATAACATGGTTGAG ATGTTGCAGAACACTGAGATACCAGAAAAACCCATGTTTAAACCTGAATTTCCTCCTCAAG AAGCAGAACCTTCTGTTGTCATTGTGGATGAAGAAGGGGAACCTACTGATAGAGTTCAATCAGCCCTTAAGTGTCTTCCTCATTATGATCCTGCTAGTTGCTGGAGTGGGGATACACTTCCATCGTTCCGGTACTGGAAGATTCGTGACTTTGCTTATGCTTATCGATCAAAACTTGTGACACCTTCTAAG ATAGCAGAACAAATCATCACACTTGTTGAGGGGTGTAAATATCATAAGGCCCCAACACCATTATTGATTTCATTTGATGCTGAGGATATCAGGAAGCAAGCAGCAGCTTCAACACAAAGGTTTAAGGAAG GAAATCCATTGTCAATCTTGGATGGAATTTTCATGGCAATCAAGGATGACATAGACTGCTATCCTCATCCAACTAAGG GTGCATCAACATGGATGCATGAGGTTAGGTCTGTTGAGAAGGATGCAGTTTCTGTCTCAAGATTGCGGAGCTGTGGTGTGATTTTTATTGGGAAGGCCAATATGCATGAATTTGGCATGGGCACAACTGGAAACAATCcaaattatgg AACAACCAGAAACCCTTATGCACATGAAAGATATACAGGTGGATCTTCCTCTGGCCCAGCAGCAATTGTAGCTTCTGGTCTATGTTCTGCTGCCCTAGGAACAGATGGTGGAG GTTCTATTCGCATTCCTTCATCCCTATGTGGTGTAGTGGGCTTGAAAACAACTTATGGAAGGACAAACATGGGAGG ATCATTATGTGGATCTGGGACTGTGGAAATTGCTGGACCAATAGCGTCAACAGTGGAAGATGTCATACTAGT GTATGCAGCTATTTTGGGTTCCAGTCCTGAGGACAGAATCAGTTTGAAACCG TCTCCCCCTTGTTTGCCTATTTTGTCATCACTTGAGAATGTTAACATTTTGGGATCATTGCAACTGGGGAAGTATACAGAG TGGTTTAATGATGTGCATTCAACTGATATCTCTGACGTCTGTGAAGATGTTCTCAACCTTCTGTCAAAAAGCCATGGATGTAAG ACAATAGAGATAGTAATACCAGAACTACATGAGATGCGTATAGCTCATCTTGTTTCAATTGGATCTGAATCACTATGCTCGCTAAATCCTGATATAGAAGATGG GAAaggtgtgaaattgaattgtgataCTCGCACTTGTATGGCACTTTTTCGAACATTCACTGCATCAGACTATGTTGCTGCCCAGTGTCTTAG GCGAAGGATAATGCACCATCACATGGAGATCTTCAAGAAGGTTGATGTCATAGTGACCCCGACAACTGG CATGACAGCACCAAAAATACCACCTGGTGCTCTGGAAAATGGAGAATCGAACATGCAGGTTTCAG GTTATCTCATGCGGTTCATTCTTGCTGCTAATCTTCTTGGTCTTCCTGCCATTACTGTCCCT GTTGGTTATGACAAACAAGGACTTCCAATAGGTTTACAACTAATAGGTCGTCCATGGGGTGAAGCTACAATCCTACGTTTGGCTTCTGCAATTGAG GAACTTTGTGCTGAATCCAGGAGGAAGCCTGCTTCGTTCCATGACCTCTTAAAGACCAAGTAA
- the LOC107920824 gene encoding dehydrodolichyl diphosphate synthase complex subunit nus1 isoform X2, producing the protein MMFLIWVFEKPCFFKKEITVSGCLEVSKWSFLDTDTADCGDSPIVFMRLMDFSNESRVLHRCSAQIGNLLLRSLWHLVHFIISICNFTLDIANVLESYLISSGLLGRYKSLHIAKLRYLAIVIESEGAYQTSKIIELLQWLEAVGVKHVCLYDNEGILKKSKDFILENLDGAILFQDAHENNVLLDQQHMTLEFVSFSDGKEAVAKAANVLFMKYSKSGVTDQNQKEKIFTESQMTEALKTVGSGGPEPDLLLVYGPARCHLGFPAWRIKYTEIVHMGLLKSMNYGSLIKAIYKFTMVRQNYGK; encoded by the exons ATGATGTTTCTTATCTGGGTTTTTGAAAAGCCATGTTTTTTTAAGAAGGAAATCACAGTGTCTGGTTGTTTAGAGGTCTCAAAATGGAGCTTCTTAGACACTGATACAGCAGATTGCGGAGACAGCCCAATTGTGTTTATGAG aTTAATGGATTTCAGCAATGAATCACGGGTGTTGCATCGCTGTTCTGCTCAA ATCGGAAATCTTCTCCTTCGATCATTGTGGCATCTCGTACATTTTATTATCAGCATATGCAACTTTACATTGGATATTGCTAATGTGCTTGAAAGCTATCTTATCTCTTCGGGACTGCTGGGTAGATACAAATCCCTCCATATAGCCAAGCTCCGCTATCTGGCTATTGTGATAGAAAGCGAAGGAGCTTATCAAACTTCGAAAATTATCGAGCTTTTGCAATGGCTGGAAGCTGTTGGTGTCAAACATGTTTGCCTTTATGATAATGAAG GAATACTGAAGAAATCAAAGGATTTCATCTTGGAAAACTTGGATGGTGCAATATTGTTTCAG GATGCTCATGAAAATAATGTGCTATTAGACCAACAACATATGACTCTGGAGTTTGTGTCATTTTCTGATGGGAAAGAAGCAGTTGCCAAAGCAGCCAATGTACTTTTTATGAAGTACTCAAAATCAGGTGTGACTGACCAAAATCAGAAAGAGAAAATCTTCACTGAATCTCAAATGACCGAGGCACTCAAAACTGTTG GGAGCGGAGGGCCAGAACCGGATCTTTTATTAGTATATGGACCTGCCAGGTGTCACTTAGGTTTCCCTGCCTGGAGGATTAAATACACTGAGATTGT ACATATGGGTCTCTTGAAGTCCATGAATTATGGGTCACTAATTAAGGCTATTTACAAATTCACAATGGTACGACAAAACTACG GTAAATGA
- the LOC107920824 gene encoding dehydrodolichyl diphosphate synthase complex subunit nus1 isoform X1 — protein sequence MMFLIWVFEKPCFFKKEITVSGCLEVSKWSFLDTDTADCGDSPIVFMRLMDFSNESRVLHRCSAQVRDIGNLLLRSLWHLVHFIISICNFTLDIANVLESYLISSGLLGRYKSLHIAKLRYLAIVIESEGAYQTSKIIELLQWLEAVGVKHVCLYDNEGILKKSKDFILENLDGAILFQDAHENNVLLDQQHMTLEFVSFSDGKEAVAKAANVLFMKYSKSGVTDQNQKEKIFTESQMTEALKTVGSGGPEPDLLLVYGPARCHLGFPAWRIKYTEIVHMGLLKSMNYGSLIKAIYKFTMVRQNYGK from the exons ATGATGTTTCTTATCTGGGTTTTTGAAAAGCCATGTTTTTTTAAGAAGGAAATCACAGTGTCTGGTTGTTTAGAGGTCTCAAAATGGAGCTTCTTAGACACTGATACAGCAGATTGCGGAGACAGCCCAATTGTGTTTATGAG aTTAATGGATTTCAGCAATGAATCACGGGTGTTGCATCGCTGTTCTGCTCAAGTACGTGAT ATCGGAAATCTTCTCCTTCGATCATTGTGGCATCTCGTACATTTTATTATCAGCATATGCAACTTTACATTGGATATTGCTAATGTGCTTGAAAGCTATCTTATCTCTTCGGGACTGCTGGGTAGATACAAATCCCTCCATATAGCCAAGCTCCGCTATCTGGCTATTGTGATAGAAAGCGAAGGAGCTTATCAAACTTCGAAAATTATCGAGCTTTTGCAATGGCTGGAAGCTGTTGGTGTCAAACATGTTTGCCTTTATGATAATGAAG GAATACTGAAGAAATCAAAGGATTTCATCTTGGAAAACTTGGATGGTGCAATATTGTTTCAG GATGCTCATGAAAATAATGTGCTATTAGACCAACAACATATGACTCTGGAGTTTGTGTCATTTTCTGATGGGAAAGAAGCAGTTGCCAAAGCAGCCAATGTACTTTTTATGAAGTACTCAAAATCAGGTGTGACTGACCAAAATCAGAAAGAGAAAATCTTCACTGAATCTCAAATGACCGAGGCACTCAAAACTGTTG GGAGCGGAGGGCCAGAACCGGATCTTTTATTAGTATATGGACCTGCCAGGTGTCACTTAGGTTTCCCTGCCTGGAGGATTAAATACACTGAGATTGT ACATATGGGTCTCTTGAAGTCCATGAATTATGGGTCACTAATTAAGGCTATTTACAAATTCACAATGGTACGACAAAACTACG GTAAATGA
- the LOC107920824 gene encoding dehydrodolichyl diphosphate synthase complex subunit NUS1 isoform X3 → MMFLIWVFEKPCFFKKEITVSGCLEVSKWSFLDTDTADCGDSPIVFMRLMDFSNESRVLHRCSAQVRDIGNLLLRSLWHLVHFIISICNFTLDIANVLESYLISSGLLGRYKSLHIAKLRYLAIVIESEGAYQTSKIIELLQWLEAVGVKHVCLYDNEGILKKSKDFILENLDGAILFQDAHENNVLLDQQHMTLEFVSFSDGKEAVAKAANVLFMKYSKSGVTDQNQKEKIFTESQMTEALKTVGSGGPEPDLLLVYGPARCHLGFPAWRIKYTEIV, encoded by the exons ATGATGTTTCTTATCTGGGTTTTTGAAAAGCCATGTTTTTTTAAGAAGGAAATCACAGTGTCTGGTTGTTTAGAGGTCTCAAAATGGAGCTTCTTAGACACTGATACAGCAGATTGCGGAGACAGCCCAATTGTGTTTATGAG aTTAATGGATTTCAGCAATGAATCACGGGTGTTGCATCGCTGTTCTGCTCAAGTACGTGAT ATCGGAAATCTTCTCCTTCGATCATTGTGGCATCTCGTACATTTTATTATCAGCATATGCAACTTTACATTGGATATTGCTAATGTGCTTGAAAGCTATCTTATCTCTTCGGGACTGCTGGGTAGATACAAATCCCTCCATATAGCCAAGCTCCGCTATCTGGCTATTGTGATAGAAAGCGAAGGAGCTTATCAAACTTCGAAAATTATCGAGCTTTTGCAATGGCTGGAAGCTGTTGGTGTCAAACATGTTTGCCTTTATGATAATGAAG GAATACTGAAGAAATCAAAGGATTTCATCTTGGAAAACTTGGATGGTGCAATATTGTTTCAG GATGCTCATGAAAATAATGTGCTATTAGACCAACAACATATGACTCTGGAGTTTGTGTCATTTTCTGATGGGAAAGAAGCAGTTGCCAAAGCAGCCAATGTACTTTTTATGAAGTACTCAAAATCAGGTGTGACTGACCAAAATCAGAAAGAGAAAATCTTCACTGAATCTCAAATGACCGAGGCACTCAAAACTGTTG GGAGCGGAGGGCCAGAACCGGATCTTTTATTAGTATATGGACCTGCCAGGTGTCACTTAGGTTTCCCTGCCTGGAGGATTAAATACACTGAGATTGT GTAA
- the LOC107920824 gene encoding dehydrodolichyl diphosphate synthase complex subunit NUS1 isoform X4, with protein sequence MMFLIWVFEKPCFFKKEITVSGCLEVSKWSFLDTDTADCGDSPIVFMRLMDFSNESRVLHRCSAQIGNLLLRSLWHLVHFIISICNFTLDIANVLESYLISSGLLGRYKSLHIAKLRYLAIVIESEGAYQTSKIIELLQWLEAVGVKHVCLYDNEGILKKSKDFILENLDGAILFQDAHENNVLLDQQHMTLEFVSFSDGKEAVAKAANVLFMKYSKSGVTDQNQKEKIFTESQMTEALKTVGSGGPEPDLLLVYGPARCHLGFPAWRIKYTEIV encoded by the exons ATGATGTTTCTTATCTGGGTTTTTGAAAAGCCATGTTTTTTTAAGAAGGAAATCACAGTGTCTGGTTGTTTAGAGGTCTCAAAATGGAGCTTCTTAGACACTGATACAGCAGATTGCGGAGACAGCCCAATTGTGTTTATGAG aTTAATGGATTTCAGCAATGAATCACGGGTGTTGCATCGCTGTTCTGCTCAA ATCGGAAATCTTCTCCTTCGATCATTGTGGCATCTCGTACATTTTATTATCAGCATATGCAACTTTACATTGGATATTGCTAATGTGCTTGAAAGCTATCTTATCTCTTCGGGACTGCTGGGTAGATACAAATCCCTCCATATAGCCAAGCTCCGCTATCTGGCTATTGTGATAGAAAGCGAAGGAGCTTATCAAACTTCGAAAATTATCGAGCTTTTGCAATGGCTGGAAGCTGTTGGTGTCAAACATGTTTGCCTTTATGATAATGAAG GAATACTGAAGAAATCAAAGGATTTCATCTTGGAAAACTTGGATGGTGCAATATTGTTTCAG GATGCTCATGAAAATAATGTGCTATTAGACCAACAACATATGACTCTGGAGTTTGTGTCATTTTCTGATGGGAAAGAAGCAGTTGCCAAAGCAGCCAATGTACTTTTTATGAAGTACTCAAAATCAGGTGTGACTGACCAAAATCAGAAAGAGAAAATCTTCACTGAATCTCAAATGACCGAGGCACTCAAAACTGTTG GGAGCGGAGGGCCAGAACCGGATCTTTTATTAGTATATGGACCTGCCAGGTGTCACTTAGGTTTCCCTGCCTGGAGGATTAAATACACTGAGATTGT GTAA
- the LOC121211281 gene encoding uncharacterized protein → MIRIFSVKPDKFRGIVEEVKKLGFDPSKRSFLTAVQAFLQLSKSTWERKIDLLKQWGWSNEEVVSAFEKYPKTMMFSEQKISAIMSLFVDTMGWKSSYIAKRPVLLAYNLERRIIPRCLVLQALLSKGLIQKFSLNLLVESTEKKFLQRFVIPYKDPYLLKLYEQKLGLPE, encoded by the exons ATGATCAG AATCTTTTCAGTCAAGCCTGATAAGTTTAGAGGAATAGTTGAAGAAGTAAAGAAACTGGGATTTGATCCTTCAAAACGTAGTTTCCTTACAGCTGTTCAAGCATTCTTACAGCTTAGCAAATCGACATGGGAAAGGAAGATCGATCTTCTAAAACAATGGGGTTGGTCTAATGaagaagttgtttcagctttcgAGAAGTATCCGAAAACCATGATGTTTTCAGAGCAGAAGATCAGTGCGATAATGAGCCTTTTTGTCGACACAATGGGATGGAAATCGTCGTACATTGCTAAGCGTCCGGTTCTTCTTGCGTATAACTTGGAGAGGAGAATTATCCCCAGGTGTTTGGTTCTTCAAGCTTTGTTATCCAAAGGTTTGATCCAGAAATTCAGTCTTAATCTTCTGGTGGAGTCTACTGAAAAGAAATTCCTTCAAAGGTTTGTCATCCCTTATAAAGATCCTTATTTACTGAAACTATATGAGCAAAAGTTAGGCCTTCCAGAATAA
- the LOC121210814 gene encoding mediator of RNA polymerase II transcription subunit 32 yields the protein MDNIVDSLNSAYQEFVGAAAHVLETKESSAAQKTAATDAALENFKQKWELFRVACDQAEEFVESIKQRIGSECLVDEATGYMAGKSGQHSAGLPPISAVRLEQMSKAVRWLVIELQHGSGNAGGAAAHAHPSAPFDARFPEDAAQ from the coding sequence ATGGACAACATAGTAGATTCCTTAAACAGCGCCTACCAAGAATTTGTTGGTGCGGCAGCTCATGTTCTCGAAACTAAGGAATCTTCAGCTGCCCAAAAGACGGCAGCCACCGATGCTGCTCTGGAGAACTTCAAGCAGAAATGGGAATTATTCAGAGTGGCTTGTGATCAAGCTGAGGAGTTCGTCGAGTCCATCAAACAAAGGATTGGATCCGAGTGCCTTGTCGATGAAGCCACTGGCTATATGGCTGGGAAGTCGGGGCAGCACTCAGCCGGCCTTCCTCCCATCAGTGCCGTTCGTTTGGAGCAGATGAGTAAAGCTGTACGGTGGCTTGTGATTGAGCTGCAGCATGGTTCGGGAAATGCTGGTGGTGCAGCGGCTCATGCCCACCCTTCGGCACCTTTCGATGCTAGATTCCCTGAAGATGCTGCTCAGTAG
- the LOC121210815 gene encoding deSI-like protein At4g17486 isoform X1 — MKLQPKHGWHTIMPLRRRGNSGTQFCMFPKAKSAGCSPGNAPVYLNVYDLTNVNGYVYWAGLGIFHTGVEVQGVEYAFGAHDYPTSGVFEVEPRQCPGFKFRKSIFMGTTCLDPVQLREFVEHQSASYNGDSYNLIYKNCNHFCEDICYKLTGNHIPKWVNRLARIGSLCNCILPEALKASAVRHNPNFRPDSEKKRLRSAFSCLSSISMPQKEVSMSSLFLHSHYKGCLPPWELKRSKSSSLKQQ, encoded by the exons ATGAAATTGCAACCAAAACATGGTTGGCACACTATTATGCCTCTTCGACGCCGAGGCAATTCCGGTACTCAATTTTGTATGTTTCCGAAAGCAAAGTCGGCAGGCTGTAGTCCTGGCAATGCTCCTGTCTACCTTAATGTGTATGACTTAACAAATGTCAATGGTTATGTCTATTGGGCAGGTCTTGGTATCTTTCACACTGGGGTTGAAG TTCAAGGTGTAGAGTATGCCTTTGGAGCTCATGACTACCCAACTAGTGGTGTATTTGAGGTTGAACCTCGACAGTGCCCCGGCTTCAAGTTTAGGAAATCAATTTTCATGGGAACAACATGCTTGGATCCTGTCCAGCTGAGAGAATTTGTGGAACACCAATCTGCAAGTTACAATGGTGACTCGTATAACTTGATTTATAAGAACTGCAACCATTTCTGTGAAGATATATGTTACAAGCTGACAGGGAACCATATACCAAAGTGGGTGAATCGACTTGCAAGAATCG GTTCATTGTGCAACTGCATTCTTCCTGAGGCTCTTAAAGCGTCTGCAGTGCGCCACAACCCCAACTTCCGACCTGACAGTGAAAAGAAGAGGCTAAGAAGTGCTTTCAGTTGCTTATCCTCAATCTCAATGCCTCAAAAGGAAGTGTCAATGTCTTCCCTCTTTTTGCACTCTCATTATAAAGGCTGTCTACCGCCATGGGAGTTAAAGAGATCAAAAAGTAGCTCATTGAAACAACAGTGA
- the LOC121210815 gene encoding deSI-like protein At4g17486 isoform X2 — MKLQPKHGWHTIMPLRRRGNSGTQFCLGIFHTGVEVQGVEYAFGAHDYPTSGVFEVEPRQCPGFKFRKSIFMGTTCLDPVQLREFVEHQSASYNGDSYNLIYKNCNHFCEDICYKLTGNHIPKWVNRLARIGSLCNCILPEALKASAVRHNPNFRPDSEKKRLRSAFSCLSSISMPQKEVSMSSLFLHSHYKGCLPPWELKRSKSSSLKQQ, encoded by the exons ATGAAATTGCAACCAAAACATGGTTGGCACACTATTATGCCTCTTCGACGCCGAGGCAATTCCGGTACTCAATTTT GTCTTGGTATCTTTCACACTGGGGTTGAAG TTCAAGGTGTAGAGTATGCCTTTGGAGCTCATGACTACCCAACTAGTGGTGTATTTGAGGTTGAACCTCGACAGTGCCCCGGCTTCAAGTTTAGGAAATCAATTTTCATGGGAACAACATGCTTGGATCCTGTCCAGCTGAGAGAATTTGTGGAACACCAATCTGCAAGTTACAATGGTGACTCGTATAACTTGATTTATAAGAACTGCAACCATTTCTGTGAAGATATATGTTACAAGCTGACAGGGAACCATATACCAAAGTGGGTGAATCGACTTGCAAGAATCG GTTCATTGTGCAACTGCATTCTTCCTGAGGCTCTTAAAGCGTCTGCAGTGCGCCACAACCCCAACTTCCGACCTGACAGTGAAAAGAAGAGGCTAAGAAGTGCTTTCAGTTGCTTATCCTCAATCTCAATGCCTCAAAAGGAAGTGTCAATGTCTTCCCTCTTTTTGCACTCTCATTATAAAGGCTGTCTACCGCCATGGGAGTTAAAGAGATCAAAAAGTAGCTCATTGAAACAACAGTGA
- the LOC121210815 gene encoding deSI-like protein At4g17486 isoform X3, which yields MKLQPKHGWHTIMPLRRRGNSGLGIFHTGVEVQGVEYAFGAHDYPTSGVFEVEPRQCPGFKFRKSIFMGTTCLDPVQLREFVEHQSASYNGDSYNLIYKNCNHFCEDICYKLTGNHIPKWVNRLARIGSLCNCILPEALKASAVRHNPNFRPDSEKKRLRSAFSCLSSISMPQKEVSMSSLFLHSHYKGCLPPWELKRSKSSSLKQQ from the exons ATGAAATTGCAACCAAAACATGGTTGGCACACTATTATGCCTCTTCGACGCCGAGGCAATTCCG GTCTTGGTATCTTTCACACTGGGGTTGAAG TTCAAGGTGTAGAGTATGCCTTTGGAGCTCATGACTACCCAACTAGTGGTGTATTTGAGGTTGAACCTCGACAGTGCCCCGGCTTCAAGTTTAGGAAATCAATTTTCATGGGAACAACATGCTTGGATCCTGTCCAGCTGAGAGAATTTGTGGAACACCAATCTGCAAGTTACAATGGTGACTCGTATAACTTGATTTATAAGAACTGCAACCATTTCTGTGAAGATATATGTTACAAGCTGACAGGGAACCATATACCAAAGTGGGTGAATCGACTTGCAAGAATCG GTTCATTGTGCAACTGCATTCTTCCTGAGGCTCTTAAAGCGTCTGCAGTGCGCCACAACCCCAACTTCCGACCTGACAGTGAAAAGAAGAGGCTAAGAAGTGCTTTCAGTTGCTTATCCTCAATCTCAATGCCTCAAAAGGAAGTGTCAATGTCTTCCCTCTTTTTGCACTCTCATTATAAAGGCTGTCTACCGCCATGGGAGTTAAAGAGATCAAAAAGTAGCTCATTGAAACAACAGTGA